One region of Mucilaginibacter gotjawali genomic DNA includes:
- a CDS encoding LysE family transporter — protein MSLARYTKLFLVAFSISFIGSLPIGTLNTSVANFALNNNFMGAFQFGAAAILVEVVLVRIALIVIDKLAHLKRLFLLLSIAACIAILLLAYRTLEAAFHMKNFADVLPFVGMNAFYSGLALSLLNPLHLPFWMGWTAVLKGRKVLISTARAYNLYIIAIGSGTCTSFIIYGVAGNYLMAALKAQHNLINWILGFTLLMTGLILAYKLITKQFLKPKAAPAE, from the coding sequence ATGAGTCTTGCCAGATATACCAAGCTTTTCCTGGTTGCCTTTAGTATCAGTTTCATCGGTTCCCTGCCGATAGGCACCTTAAATACCAGCGTTGCCAATTTCGCCCTGAATAATAATTTCATGGGTGCTTTCCAGTTCGGAGCTGCTGCGATACTGGTAGAAGTGGTGCTCGTGCGGATCGCGCTGATCGTGATCGATAAGCTGGCTCATCTGAAAAGGCTTTTTCTCCTCCTGAGCATAGCGGCCTGTATCGCCATCTTATTACTGGCCTACCGGACGCTGGAAGCCGCATTCCATATGAAAAACTTCGCGGATGTTTTGCCCTTTGTCGGCATGAATGCTTTTTATTCCGGGCTTGCCCTTAGTTTGCTTAACCCGCTTCATTTACCTTTCTGGATGGGCTGGACTGCCGTATTAAAGGGCCGGAAGGTGTTGATCAGCACAGCCAGGGCTTACAACCTTTATATTATAGCTATCGGGTCAGGCACCTGCACCTCATTTATTATTTACGGTGTTGCGGGTAATTATTTAATGGCCGCGCTGAAGGCACAGCATAACCTGATCAACTGGATATTGGGTTTCACCTTATTGATGACCGGCTTGATACTGGCCTATAAGTTGATCACCAAACAATTTTTAAAACCCAAGGCTGCTCCGGCCGAATAA